A stretch of DNA from Nocardioides sp. Arc9.136:
GGTGTGGGGCGAGGACACCAGCACCCGGCTGAGCTCGTCGTACGCCCCGACCGGCAAGGCGACCGTCACCGAGGGCGGCTACCTGCTCTCCGGCAAGTGGAGCTTCTCCTCCGGCTGCGACCACTGCAGCTGGGTCCTGCTCGGCGGTCTCGTCTTCAACGAGGAGGGCCAGGTCGTCGACTTCAAGACCTTCATGGTCCCGCGCGAGAAGTACCAGATCATCGACGTCTGGCACATGGTCGGCCTGCGCGGCACCGGCTCCAACGACATCCTCGTCGAGGACGTGTTCATCCCCGAGGCGTTCACCCTCTCGATGAGCCAGACCGGCGCCTGCAAGGGCCCCGGCCAGGAGCAGAACACCTCCGACCTCTACAAGCTGCCCTTCCACTCGATCTTCACCGGCACCATCACCACGCCGATCATCGGCATGGCGCGGGGTGCCTACGCCGAGCACGTCGAGATGCAGCAGAAGCGCACCCGCGCGGCGTACCTCGGCGAGAAGGCGTCGCTCGACCCGTTCTCGGCGGTCCGCATCGCCCGGGCGAGCAGCGAGATCGACGCGGCCTGGGCGCTGCTGGTCAACAACGTCCGCGAGGAGATGGACCACGTCGCCAAGGGCGAGCGGATCCCGCTCGGCCTGCGGCTGCGGGTCCGCCGCGACCAGGTCCTCGCCACCCAGCGGGCGATCGACGCCATCGACGCGCTGTTCGAGGCCTCCGGCGGGCGGGCGCTCGCCGAGGGCACCTACCTCCAGCGCGCCTGGCGCGACGCCCACGCCGGTCGCGTCCACGCGGCCAACGACCCCGAGCGGGCGCTGCAGATGTACGGCGCGCACGAGTTCGGCCACAAGGTCGACCCGGGGATGTACTGACGTGACGGCCGTCCCGTCCCGGTTCGCGCAGGAGAGCGTCCGCCGCTCGGCCAAGGCCGGCGACCTCACGCTCAACTACTACGAGGCCGCTCCCGACACCCAGCCCAGCCAGGTCGGCGGCGGGCTGCCGCTGGTGATGCTGCACGGCGGCGGACCAGGCGCGTCCGCGTGGTCCAACTTCGGCCCGGCGCTGCCGCACTTCGCCTCGGTGTTCCGCACGCTGCTCGTCGACCAGCCCGGCTTCGGTGGCTCCGACAAGCCGCCGGTCGTCGGCAACTACTACCGCTTCGCGGCCGACCACGTCGTCCGGCTGCTCGACGAGCTGGGCATCGAGCGGGTGCACCTGCTCGGCAACAGCCTGGGTGGCGGCACGGCGATGCGCCTGGCGCTCACCCACCCCGACCGCGTCGGGCGGCTGGTGCTCATGGGCCCCGGCGGGCTCTCGCTCAACCTGTTCCACGCCGACCCCACCGAGGGTGTCCAGCGGCTCATGGACTTCGGCGCCGACCCGACCCGCGAGAAGCTGCGCGCGTTCATCTCGACCATGGTCGTGGACCAGTCGCTGGTCACTGACGAGCTGGTCGAGGCCCGGTTCGCCGACGCGACCGCCCCGGGCGCCCAGGAGGCGATGCGCTCGATGGGCATGTCGTTCTGGAACCCCGAGACGGCCGAGGACGGCATGCTCTGGCGCGAGGCGCACCGCCTGCGCAAGCACACCCTGCTGACCTGGGGCCGCGAGGACCGGGTGAACCCCCTCGACGGCGCCATGGCGGCGCTCAAGCTCATCCCGAAGGCACAGCTGCACGTGTTCCCCAACTGCGGGCACTGGGCGCAGATCGAGGCGGCCGAGGAGTTCGCCGAGATCACCACCGCGTTCCTGTCCCGCCACACCGAACGACCTAGAGCAGGAAGCACCCCGTGACGATCGACATCAAGTCCATGGGCTACGTCCGCGTGGCCTCCACCGACCTCGAGCAGTGGAAGGTCTTCGCCGGCAAGGTGCTGGGCCTCGCCGAGGGCCGTGGGCCCAACCCCGAGCACCAGTACTGGCGCATCGACGAGGTCTCCGCGCGCCTCGTCGTGGTCCCCTCCGACCGCGACCTGCTCGAGTCGACCGGTTGGGAGGTCGCGGACCACCGTGCCCTGCAGGACGCGCGCGAGCACCTGCAGAAGGCCGGCGTCGCCTTCGAGGAGGCCACCAAGGAGGAGCTCGACGAGCGCCGGGTGCAGGAGATGATCCGGTTCACCGACCCGTGGGAGAACGTCTTCGAGCTCTTCCACGGCATCACCTACGAGTCGCGCCCGATCGTCACGCCGTACGCCGCGAGGTTCGTGACCGGCGACCAGGGCATGGGCCACATCGTCATCCCGGTGCTCGACGACGTCGAGGCGCTGCGGTTCTACACCGACGTCCTCGGCTTCCGCCTGCGCGACTCGATGAGCATGCCCGGCGAGTTCGTCGGCAAGCAGCCCGGCGAGAAGGTCTGGCTGCGCTTCCTCGGGGTCAACCCGCGGCACCACTCGCTGGCGTTCCTGCCGATGCCGAACCCCGCCAAGTGCGTCCACATCATGCTCGAGGTCGACGAGCTCGACCACGTCGGTCGTGCGCTCGAGCGGGTCCGCAAGCACCAGGCGCCGCTCTCGGCGACCCTCGGCCGGCACATGAACGACGAGATGGTCTCCTTCTACGTCAAGTCGCCCGGCGGCTTCGACGTGGAGTTCGGGACCGACGGGCTCGAGGTGGACGACCAGAAGTGGGTCGCGCGGGAGTCGACGGCGGTGTCGTACTGGGGCCACAACTTCGCGGGCGGTCACTAGTGGCTAGCGTGGGAGCCATGTCAGCCCACTCGGGGGCCTCTCCGGACATCCCGGAGGGCATGAACCCCAACGCCGCCGAGACCTGGCCCAGCTCCGAGCTGATCTCCTCCTGGCTCGGCAGCGAGGCCTACGAGCTCGAGCCGCTCGGCCCCGGCGAGGGATCCGCGGTCCCGACCGACGACCCGGCGAAGCAGGCGGAGGCGCGCCACTTCCGCGACGTCCTGGGCCGGTTCGGCTCCGGGGTGACGGTCGTGACCGCGATGAGCGGCGGCGAGCCGGTCGGGATGACCTGCCAGTCGTTCTCGAGCGTCTCGCTCGACCCGCCGCTCGTGCTCTTCGTGCCGGCCAAGACCTCGCGCGCCTGGCCGCTCATCCAGCGCTCCGGGCGGTTCTGCGTGA
This window harbors:
- the hsaC gene encoding iron-dependent extradiol dioxygenase HsaC, with product MTIDIKSMGYVRVASTDLEQWKVFAGKVLGLAEGRGPNPEHQYWRIDEVSARLVVVPSDRDLLESTGWEVADHRALQDAREHLQKAGVAFEEATKEELDERRVQEMIRFTDPWENVFELFHGITYESRPIVTPYAARFVTGDQGMGHIVIPVLDDVEALRFYTDVLGFRLRDSMSMPGEFVGKQPGEKVWLRFLGVNPRHHSLAFLPMPNPAKCVHIMLEVDELDHVGRALERVRKHQAPLSATLGRHMNDEMVSFYVKSPGGFDVEFGTDGLEVDDQKWVARESTAVSYWGHNFAGGH
- the hsaD gene encoding 4,5:9,10-diseco-3-hydroxy-5,9,17-trioxoandrosta-1(10),2-diene-4-oate hydrolase codes for the protein MTAVPSRFAQESVRRSAKAGDLTLNYYEAAPDTQPSQVGGGLPLVMLHGGGPGASAWSNFGPALPHFASVFRTLLVDQPGFGGSDKPPVVGNYYRFAADHVVRLLDELGIERVHLLGNSLGGGTAMRLALTHPDRVGRLVLMGPGGLSLNLFHADPTEGVQRLMDFGADPTREKLRAFISTMVVDQSLVTDELVEARFADATAPGAQEAMRSMGMSFWNPETAEDGMLWREAHRLRKHTLLTWGREDRVNPLDGAMAALKLIPKAQLHVFPNCGHWAQIEAAEEFAEITTAFLSRHTERPRAGSTP
- the hsaA gene encoding 3-hydroxy-9,10-secoandrosta-1,3,5(10)-triene-9,17-dione monooxygenase oxygenase subunit, with product MSQAVLDGVRDLLPAFRERADEAERLRVVPEASIKELEEVGFFRLLQPRRFGGYEADPVTFYTAVREIASACGSTGWVSSVVGVHPWQVALFADEAQQAVWGEDTSTRLSSSYAPTGKATVTEGGYLLSGKWSFSSGCDHCSWVLLGGLVFNEEGQVVDFKTFMVPREKYQIIDVWHMVGLRGTGSNDILVEDVFIPEAFTLSMSQTGACKGPGQEQNTSDLYKLPFHSIFTGTITTPIIGMARGAYAEHVEMQQKRTRAAYLGEKASLDPFSAVRIARASSEIDAAWALLVNNVREEMDHVAKGERIPLGLRLRVRRDQVLATQRAIDAIDALFEASGGRALAEGTYLQRAWRDAHAGRVHAANDPERALQMYGAHEFGHKVDPGMY
- a CDS encoding flavin reductase family protein → MSAHSGASPDIPEGMNPNAAETWPSSELISSWLGSEAYELEPLGPGEGSAVPTDDPAKQAEARHFRDVLGRFGSGVTVVTAMSGGEPVGMTCQSFSSVSLDPPLVLFVPAKTSRAWPLIQRSGRFCVNFLADGQAELSNQMASRGTDKFAGVAWHPAEATGSPVLEGSLAHVDCSVHAVHEAGDHWVVIGRVLHLATAPEGATEDPLLFYRGKYGTTR